One window of Camelina sativa cultivar DH55 chromosome 4, Cs, whole genome shotgun sequence genomic DNA carries:
- the LOC104783733 gene encoding coiled-coil domain-containing protein 94 homolog, whose protein sequence is MGERKSLNKYYSPDFNPKKIPRLQKPKNQQKKIRFMLPLRVRCNTCGNYMSEGTKFNCRQEDVINETYLGIKILSFYIKCTKCLAEVIIKTDPKNSSYTVESGATCLYNGVEEKEKKREVTENALESLERRTVVSKREIEVMAALDEVKSMKSRRASVSVDSMLEALS, encoded by the coding sequence ATGGGAGAACGCAAAAGCCTAAACAAGTATTATTCGCCAGATTTCAATCCGAAGAAGATACCTCGCCTCCAGAAACCGAAAAATCAGCAGAAGAAGATTCGATTTATGCTTCCACTACGTGTTCGATGCAACACATGTGGTAATTACATGTCGGAAGGCACCAAATTCAATTGCCGTCAAGAAGACGTCATCAACGAGACGTACCTAGGCATTAAAATCCTTAGTTTCTACATCAAGTGCACAAAATGCTTGGCGGAGGTGATAATTAAGACCGATCCAAAGAACAGTAGTTATACTGTCGAATCAGGTGCAACTTGCCTGTATAATGGAGtcgaggagaaggagaagaagcgtGAGGTAACTGAAAACGCATTGGAGTCCTTAGAGAGGAGAACTGTGGTATCTAAAAGAGAGATCGAAGTTATGGCTGCACTTGATGAGGTTAAGTCTATGAAGTCTAGACGAGCCTCCGTGAGCGTAGACTCCATGCTTGAGGCTTTGAGTTGA
- the LOC104783732 gene encoding zinc finger FYVE domain-containing protein 16-like, which translates to MATLNEQESIKFKYDEYDDDDNEGYEDGPKWPVVEPIPTKKVSGYPIVDSGDYVDDGYDSADELSTTPIQRNVTPPEVNLKNVLTGLIAIVTGRNKDSSDENIPSSNVSFLGSGKNGDTYLHSSVYIPSAPPLLEPSGINYSVYKELLEAEPPEWLPDSSTTTCMHCSSPFTAITCGRHHCRFCGGIFCRNCSKGRCLMPSRFRERNPQRVCDSCYERLDPLQGVLINSISNAVQVAKHDVVDWTCSRGWLNLPLGLSMEDEIYKASITLRGYCQVATLD; encoded by the exons ATGGCTACCCTCAATGAACAAGAGAGCATCAAATTCAAGTACGatgagtatgatgatgatgataatgaggGTTATGAAGATGGACCTAAATGGCCTGTTGTTGAACCAATCCCTACCAAAAAAGTGTCTGGCTACCCGATCGTCGACTCTGGAGATTATGTTGATGATGGATATGATTCAGCTGACGAGCTCTCTACCACTCCGATTCAGAGAAATGTGACACCACCTGAAGTGAACTTGAAAAACGTGTTGACTGGTTTGATTGCTATTGTTACCGGGCGGAACAAGGACTCCTCAGATGAGAATATCCCTTCTTCGAATGTTTCCTTCCTTGGCTCTGGCAAGAACGGAGATACTTACCTTCATTCCTCTGTTTACATACCGAGTGCTCCCCCTCTTCTTGAACCTAGTGGGATCAATTATAGTGTTTACAAGGAGTTGCTTGAAGCCGAACCTCCTGAGTGGCTCCCTGATAGTTCGACTACTACTTGTATGCACTGTTCTTCTCCTTTTACTGCAATCACATGCGGTAGACATCACTGTCGGTTCTGCGGAGGGATATTTTGTAGGAACTGTTCCAAAGGTAGGTGTTTAATGCCTAGTCGCTTTCGGGAAAGGAATCCTCAGAGGGTCTGTGATTCCTGCTACGAGAGGCTTGATCCTTTGCAAGGTGTCCTCATTAACTCTATTAGTAATGCTGTGCAAGTTGCAAAGCATGATGTTGTGGATTGGACTTGCTCTAGAGGCTGGTTGAATCTTCCCCTTGGTCTTTCCATGGAAGATGAGATATACAAGGCATCTATTACCCTCAGAGGTTACTGtcag GTAGCAACACTAGAC
- the LOC104780230 gene encoding probable pectinesterase/pectinesterase inhibitor 32 translates to MTTFRQVGSPIFFLFLTISLCSAHKEAVSSNGLVQMECFRVPSSEFAEAAKTVIDAIQKAGAIVSKFDKKVGKSRVSNAILDCVDLLDSAAVELSWIISASQNPNGKDNSTGDVGSDLRTWISAALSNQDTCLDGFEGTNGIIRKVVAGGLSRVSSTVRNLLTMVHPPPSKPKSKPMKAHTTATAHSGFSKFPSWVKPGDRKLLQTDSSQTAADAVVAADGTGNFKTISDAVLAAPDYSTKRYVIHVKRGVYVENVEIKKKKWNIMMVGDGIDATVITGNRSFIDGWTTFRSATFAVSGRGFIARDITFQNTAGPEKHQAVALRSDTDLGVFYRCAMRGYQDTLYAHSMRQFFRECIITGTVDFIFGDATAIFQNCQIKAKQGLPNQKNSITAQGRKDPNEPTGFTIQFSNITADTDLLPNLNTTATYLGRPWKLYSRTVFMQNYMSDALKPEGWLEWNGNFALDTLYYGEYMNSGPGASLDRRVKWPGYHLLNTSAEANNFTVAQFIQGNLWLPSTGITYIAGLGS, encoded by the exons ATGACTACGTTCCGCCAAGTCGGTTCGCCgatctttttcctctttcttacCATCTCTTTATGTTCCGCTCATAAAGAGGCGGTTTCTTCTAATGGGTTGGTTCAAATGGAGTGTTTTAGAGTCCCGTCGTCAGAGTTCGCCGAAGCGGCCAAAACTGTCATTGACGCTATACAAAAAGCGGGAGCTATAGTGTCCAAGTTCGACAAGAAAGTGGGGAAGTCACGAGTGTCCAATGCGATTCTTGATTGCGTTGATCTTCTAGATTCCGCCGCCGTAGAGCTTTCTTGGATCATCTCTGCTTCTCAAAACCCCAACG GTAAAGATAACAGTACAGGGGACGTGGGTTCGGATCTAAGGACATGGATAAGCGCCGCACTTTCTAACCAAGACACGTGTCTCGACGGCTTCGAAGGCACTAATGGAATTATCAGAAAAGTCGTGGCCGGTGGTCTTAGCCGGGTCAGTTCTACCGTCCGAAATTTACTAACGATGGTTCACCCTCCTCCCTCTAAGCCCAAATCCAAGCCCATGAAAGCCCACACGACGGCCACCGCTCATAGTGGCTTCAGTAAGTTTCCCTCATGGGTTAAACCCGGTGATCGGAAGTTGCTGCAAACTGATAGCTCACAAACGGCTGCTGACGCGGTTGTAGCCGCAGATGGGACTGGGAATTTCAAGACGATAAGTGACGCGGTGTTGGCCGCACCGGACTATAGCACGAAAAGATATGTGATACATGTGAAAAGAGGTGTATATGTGGAGAATGTGgagattaaaaagaagaagtggaACATTATGATGGTTGGTGATGGCATTGATGCCACCGTGATCACCGGTAACCGGAGTTTTATCGATGGCTGGACTACTTTCCGGTCTGCTACTTTTG CTGTGAGCGGTAGAGGATTCATTGCACGCGATATCACGTTCCAAAACACAGCAGGACCTGAAAAACACCAAGCAGTCGCACTACGGTCGGATACGGATCTCGGGGTCTTTTATCGGTGCGCGATGAGAGGTTACCAAGACACTCTCTATGCCCACTCAATGCGTCAATTCTTTAGAGAGTGCATTATAACAGGCACCGTAGACTTTATATTCGGAGATGCCACTGCCATATTCCAAAACTGCCAAATAAAAGCCAAACAAGGCCTACCAAACCAGAAGAACAGCATCACGGCTCAAGGACGTAAAGATCCAAACGAACCAACTGGATTCACAATCCAATTTAGCAACATAACGGCTGATACCGACCTACTTCCAAACTTAAATACAACCGCTACTTACTTGGGTCGACCGTGGAAATTGTATTCTAGAACAGTGTTCATGCAAAACTACATGAGTGATGCTCTCAAGCCCGAAGGATGGCTCGAATGGAACGGAAATTTTGCATTGGATACATTATATTATGGTGAGTATATGAACAGCGGACCGGGGGCTAGTCTTGACCGTCGTGTTAAGTGGCCAGGATACCATTTGTTGAATACTTCGGCCGAGGCTAATAACTTTACGGTAGCTCAATTCATACAAGGGAACCTGTGGTTACCATCAACCGGTATCACTTACATTGCTGGTTTAGGTTCGTAA
- the LOC104780229 gene encoding AT-rich interactive domain-containing protein 4-like, producing MMFHGQGFSRNRCNVVAVVSRENDNQIDGAPPPPPLQPKYPFPDLSSSGRLKIQVLNNPTTEEFQVAVNSSATDFVYLQGEQSGDSDEVGPFVLGFTDFSTPDALVALFGSTLPTTVYLELPNGEELAQALYSKGVQYVIYWKNAFTKYAACHFRHALFSVIQSSCSDTWDVFHVAEASFRLYCTSDNTVLPSNSNRKMNYEMGPCLLGDPPKIDVVSPEADELEDENSLESLPSIKIYDEDVTVRFLLCGPPCTLDTSVLGSLVEGLNALLRVEMRGSRLHNRSSAPAPPLQAGTFTRGVVTMRCDISTCSSAHISMLVSGNAQTCFSDQLLENHIKHEVIEKIQLVHSVVNSEETERVFSEPRRSASIACGASVCEVSMQVPTWALQVNYLFLCSI from the exons ATGATGTTTCATGGTCAAGGTTTTTCGAGAAACCGTTGTAATGTTGTGGCAGTTGTTTCTAGAGAGAATGATAACCAGATAGATggagctcctcctcctcctcctcttcaacCCAAATACCCTTTTCCAGATCTCTCTTCTTCAGGGCGACTCAAG ATTCAGGTACTGAATAATCCTACGACAGAGGAGTTCCAGGTTGCTGTTAACTCTTCTGCTACGGATTTTGTCTACTTGCAAGGGGAGCAGAGTGGAGATAGTGATGAAGTTGGTCCCTTTGTGTTGGGATTTACTGATTTTTCTACTCCTGATGCCTTGGTTGCTCTGTTTGGTTCCACATTACCGACAACG GTTTACCTTGAGCTTCCAAATGGTGAAGAATTAGCTCAAGCACTCTACTCTAAG GGTGTTCAATATGTTATATATTGGAAAAATGCTTTCACGAAATATGCAGCCTGCCATTTTCGCCATGCTCTGTTTTCAGTCATACAGAG TTCGTGCAGTGATACATGGGATGTGTTCCATGTTGCAGAGGCATCTTTCCGACTCTATTGTACGAGTGACAATACCGTCCTTCCTTCGAACAGCAACCGTAAAATGAATTATGAGATGGGACCCTGCTTGCTTGGAGACCCTCCAAAGATTGACGTGGTTTCGCCAGAAGCTGATGAACTAGAAGACGAAAATTCATTAGAGAGCCTCCCGTCAATAAAGATATATGACGAAGATGTTACCGTGAGATTCCTTTTGTGTGGACCTCCATGCACACTG GATACATCTGTACTGGGATCTTTGGTGGAAGGACTTAATGCTCTCTTGAGAGTAGAA ATGCGAGGAAGTAGGCTCCATAACCGTTCTAG TGCTCCAGCACCTCCTCTTCAAGCAGGAACATTTACTCGTGGTGTAGTGACCATGCGGTGTGATATCTCGACCTGTTCTTCAGCACACATATCAATGCTGGTGTCTGGAAATGCGCAGACCTGTTTCAGTGACCAG CTTTTGGAAAATCACATAAAACATGAGGTGATTGAGAAGATCCAACTAGTCCATTCAGTGGTCAACTCAGAAGAAACAGAGCGGGTTTTCTCTGAGCCTCGGAGATCTGCTTCAATAGCTTGTGGGGCAAGTGTGTGTGAAGTTTCTATGCAAGTACCGACATGGGCTCTGCAGGTTAATTATCTCTTTCTCTGCTCGATTTAG